CTAATATAAAGCTGTTTCTATAAAATATATATATAACAGCTAATAGAATAATCAGACATAAAAAATACTTCAGATACAGCTTAAAAAATGTCTTAAATTCTGTCATATCAGGATAAACTCCTTAGAAAAAGTTTTCACATGAATGAAAACCGTTTCATTCCTAATTTATGATAATATAGCCCTAAAAGTGTGTCAATGCTATGTGAAAAAGTTGAAAATTAATATTTCACGAAATGTTCACATTTCAGACACATTTATACGTTTAATAAATAGTCAGACAATTGCAAACGGTACTAGTTGCTTTCAACTTTAAATGGAGCCGGTTTTTCCTCTGTCAAGCCAAAATAAAATTTAATATGTTCACATATACGGCTTGATGTCTCACCATCACCATAAGGGTTGCTAGCTTTAGACATTGATTCATAAAGTGCAGCATCCGTCAGTAATGATTTCGTCATGTTGTAAATATCTTCTTCTTCAATACCTGCAAGTTTCAGTGTGCCAGCTTTCACACCTTCAGGACGCTCAGTTGTATCACGTAACACAAGTACAGGTTTCCCAAGTGATGGCGCTTCTTCTTGAACGCCGCCTGAGTCCGTCAATATGAAATGGCTGCGACTTGCAAAGTTATGGAAATCGATAACATCTAAAGGTTCAATCAATTGAATACGCTCATGGTTGCTTAAGTGCTCTCCAGCAATTTCGCGTACTTTTGGATTTTTATGCATTGGGTATACAACTTCAATATCTTCAAATTCCTCTACGATTCTTCTGATCGCACTGAAGATGTTATGCATTGGCTGTCCAATGTTTTCTCTTCTATGAGCGGTTAATAAAATTACTTTGCGTTCACCTGCATTGTTCAATATATCCGATGAATAGTCTGATTTTACAGTTGTTTTTAGTGCATCAATAGCTGTATTACCAGTAACTACGATGCGATCTTCTGGTTTATTTTCATTTCGCAAGTTCTGCGCTGCATCATCTGTCGGTGCAAAGTGAAGATCTGCAAGCGTTCCTGTCATTTGACGATTCATTTCTTCAGGGAATGGTGAATATTTCTGCCAAGTTCTAAGACCCGCTTCAACATGCCCGATAGCAACTTCGTTATAGAATGCTGCTAAACTTCCTGCAAATGTCGTCGTCGTATCTCCGTGAACTAATATCATATCTGGACGTGCCTCTTGAATGACTTCTTCTAATCCAAGAATTACTCGGCTTGTAACTTCTGATAACGTTTGGCCCGCTTTCATAATATTCAAATCATAATCCGGCGTAATACCGAATATATCTAGTACTTGATCCAGCATTTCACGATGTTGGGCAGTAACT
Above is a window of Macrococcoides canis DNA encoding:
- the wecB gene encoding non-hydrolyzing UDP-N-acetylglucosamine 2-epimerase; its protein translation is MKKIMTIFGTRPEAIKMAPLVLALKNDPELEPIVVVTAQHREMLDQVLDIFGITPDYDLNIMKAGQTLSEVTSRVILGLEEVIQEARPDMILVHGDTTTTFAGSLAAFYNEVAIGHVEAGLRTWQKYSPFPEEMNRQMTGTLADLHFAPTDDAAQNLRNENKPEDRIVVTGNTAIDALKTTVKSDYSSDILNNAGERKVILLTAHRRENIGQPMHNIFSAIRRIVEEFEDIEVVYPMHKNPKVREIAGEHLSNHERIQLIEPLDVIDFHNFASRSHFILTDSGGVQEEAPSLGKPVLVLRDTTERPEGVKAGTLKLAGIEEEDIYNMTKSLLTDAALYESMSKASNPYGDGETSSRICEHIKFYFGLTEEKPAPFKVESN